AAGCTGGATGTGGTGTTCACCTTCTTCATCCACTTCGCCCTGATTATCGAGGCCTTATTAAGCGTTAACAGGCCCTAGAAAGCGGAGCCGGGCTGCCGGAGAAATTCCTCCTCCGCCGGTGTGGAGGCGCGCCCCAGCACGGCGTTGCGGTGGGGAAAGCGGCCGAAGCGGTCGATGACGGCCTTGTGGCGCCGCGCGAAGTCGAGGAATTCGCCGTCCCCCAGAGTGGCGAATAGGTCTACCGAGCGGGCCTGCTTGCCGGGATCCTCGCTGTGCTGGAGGGGCATATAGAGGAAAGCGCGCTGCTCGGGCGGGTCCAGCTCCCGATCGAAGCCTTGCGCCACTGCCCGCTCGGCGAGGTCGAGGGCCAGCGGGTCGGTGGTATAGGCGCGCGGATCGTCACGGAAGAGGTTGCGGGGGAATTGGTCGAGCACCAGGACGGCGGCCAGAGCGCTCCGGGGCGCCTCCATCCAGCGCCCGCCGCCCTGCTCCGCGGTCCGGGCATACAGATCGGCGAACCGTCTCCGGATGGCCGCGTCCACCTCCGGATCGCGGCGGAACCACTGCTCCGGGCGCAGCTCCGCGAACCAGAAGGCCAGCACTTGCTCGGCTTCCATGAGTCCTCCCGGACCTTTCCTCTGGGCCCTCCAGTGTGCACCCTTGGAAGCAGCTCCACACCCCCGCCGGAAGGAACCATGCCCCGCACGCCGGCCGTCGCCCTGTTCTTCCCTTCCGCGGCCCTGCTGGCCGTGACGGTGGTGGTGGCGAAGGCGCTGGAGGCCTCGGGCCTCGGAGTCCCCTGGCACGCGTCCGTTCCCCTCCGCTGGCACGGCCACGAGATGCTCTTCGGCTACGCCTACGCGGTAGTGGGGGGCTTCCTGCTCACCCGGCCGGACCCGGCACGGATTCTGGCCGCCTACCTGGCCTGGCTCGCCGGGCGGGTGGTCTACCTGGGGGCGGCACTGCCGTTCCCCGTGGAGCTGGGGGCAGCCCTGGCCTATCCGCTCCTCCTGTTCGCCTACGCCGGTCTGCCCCTGGCCCGGGCCGCCAAGAAGCCCCGCAACAAGATGTTCGCCCCGCTGATCGCCGCGCTGGCGTTAGCGGAGCTCCTCTACCAGCTGGGCCTCCACGGCGTGCTGCCCGGGGCGGCCCCGCGCGGCCTGCTGCTGGCCGCCGATCTGCTACTGCTTTTGCTGTTCGTCATGGGCGGCCGGATCCTCGCCACCAGCAGCTCGGGCGCCCACCAGGACCGGGGCCGCAGGCCGGCGGGCGTGGCCCAGCCCCGGCTGGAACGGGCCGGGGCAGCCTTGCTGGCCGGGACGGCCCTCGCGGATGCCACGGGCCTGGCGACCCCGCTTCCCGGAGACCTGAGCCTGGGCGCCGCGCTCGTGGTCCTGGTCCGAATCATCCGCTGGCGGGGCTGGCTGCTGCTTGGGGACCGCGCGCTGGCCGCGCTCCAGGCCGGTTATCTGTGGCTCGCCCTGGGCCTGTTCGCCAAGGGCGCGGTCCAGGTCGCCGGCAACGGATTGCCTTTCGAAGCCCTGCACGTGGCCCTGATCGGCGGCCTGGGTACCCTCACGGCCACGGTCATGAGCCGGGTGGCACTCCAGCGCACGCGGCGCGGCAGCGGTTTGCCCGCCTCCGTGGTGGCGGCCGTGCTCCTGCTGGCCCTTGCCGTTCCGGCGCGCCTGGAAGCGGGAGTGCCGGCGGGTCTGTGGCTTGCCGCTGCGGCCTGGGGCACCGCCTTTTCCCTGGTGCTCGCGGCGCTGGCCGGGGCCGCGTTCCGGCCCGCCGGGAGCCGGCCCGAGCCGCCGGGTCGGGGTCAACGGGGGCACCGGTAGGGGCCGGCGGCCTGCGGTCCCTCCAGTGCCCAGTCCGACCAGAGCGGGTCGCCTTCCACCTCTACGTCCAACGCCCGTAGCCACTGGGCCACCTTGCCGTTGGAGGTGATGGGCAGCCGGTAGGGTCCGGGGTAGGGGACGAAGACCAGATCGTAGGCCCGAACATAGAGGCGCCTGTCCGGCTCGGCGTGCATCCCGTCCAGACGGCGGCGCAGGGCGTCCACCTCGTCGCCGGCCACCCGGATGGGATAGAGGGCCTCCACGGGGACCCGGACGCGCAGGCAGACCACCCCGGGCTCCGGCGGGCCGGGCAGCTTCCGGCGGCCCAGGGCGGCCGGAGTGTTGCTGAACAGCGCGGCCAGACCGCTGCCGATGCCGGTATCCCGCTCGGCGTAGTAGCGCCAGTCGCCGTAGGCGTAGCGGATCAGGTCGCCGGTGGGCGTGCTCAGGACGAGGCTGGCGTGGCGCCCGTGGTCCAGCAGGAAAACGGCGCGGGAGGCGTTTCCCGGCTCCGGGGGCGGCCGCACGCCGGTGGCGGCGCAGCCGACGAGCAGGAGGCACAGGCCCGGCAGTAGTGCTCGGATGACGCCCTCGAACATGCCGTGCGGGCCCTCTCACCGTCGGGGGACCCGCCATTTTCCGTCCCACGACGGCCGCGCCGCAATCCGGCGGACCTAAGGCCGGCCCCGGTGCTTCCCGGGAATTTTTATTTCTCCATTCCATACCGCCGCCGGAGGCATATATTGGGGAGATGGGTAGCCGCCCGGTTATCCGCCACGGGCCGTTTCCGCGGCCCACCGCCTACCGAGGAAGTGAAGGGCCGGGGCTGGGTCCTTCCCACGCCTGACCCGCTCCCCTCCTGCCGCATTGAGGTATCTAGCCATGACCGAGCTACGCATCCGGTCGTTGAACGGGGGAGAGACGACCCTGAGCCGGGACGCGCTGGACGCGTTCGCCGGTGGGGTCCGGGGTATGGTGATCACGGACGGCTCGCCGGAATACGAGTCGAGCCGGTCCATCTGGAACGCCATGATCGACAAGCGCCCGGCCCTCATCGTCCGGGCCACGGGCCCGGCGGACGTCCTCCGGACCGTCAACTTCGTCCGCGAGCAGCAGCTCCTGCTGGCGGTACGCGGCGGCGGCCACAATATCGCCGGCAAGGCCCTGTGCGACGGCGGGGTGGTCCTCGACCTCTCCGCCCTCCGCGACGTCCGGGTGGATCCCCGGGCGCGGACGGCGCGGGTGGGGCCGGGCGCCCTGCTGGGGGACGTGGACCACGAGACCCAGGCCTTTGGCCTGGCCACGCCGCTGGGCATCAACTCCACCACCGGGGTCTCCGGCCTCACCCTGGGCGGCGGCTTCGGCTGGCTGACCCGCAAATACGGCATGACCATCGACAACCTGCTGTCCGCGGACCTGGTCACCTCCGACGGCAGCCTGCACACGGTCTCGGATTCCAGCGAGCCGGATCTGTTCTGGGCCATCCGGGGCGGCGGCGGCAACTTCGGGGTGGTCACCTCCTTTGAATACCGTCTCCATCCCGTGGGGCCGCACGTGCTGGCCGGACTGATCTTCTACCCACTCGCCCAGGCGCCGCAGATCCTGCGTCGGTACCGGGATTTCGTGGCGGAGATGCCCGAGGAGCTGACGGTCTGGGCGGTCCTGCGCAAGGCGCCGCCCCTGCCGTTTCTTCCGGAGTCCGCGCACGGCACGGACGTTCTGATCCTGGCCCTGCTCTACGCCGGGGACCCGGCATCGGGGCGGCGCGCCGTGGAGCCGCTCCAGGCCTTCGGCACCTCCATCGCCGAGCACGTGGACGTCATGCCCTACACCGCCTTCCAGGCCGGCTTCGACCCCCTGCTGACCCCGGGCGCCCGGAACTACTGGAAATCCCAGGACTTCACCGCCCTGAGCGATGCGGTCATCGACACGGTGATCGAACAGGCCGGCCGGCTGCCCTCGGAGGAGTGCGAGCTTTTCATCGCCTCCCTGGGCGGCGCCATGGGCCGGGTCCCGGAGACCGCCACGGCCTATGCGGGCCGGGACGCCAACTTCGTCATGAACGTGCATACCCGCTGGCGGGAAACGGCCCAGGACAGCAAGTGCCGCGCCTGGGCGCGGGAATGCTCGGAGGCGGTATCCCCGTATGCCACCGGCGGGGTGTACGTCAATTTCCTGAGCCAGGACGAGACGGGGCGCGTCCATTCGGCCTACGGGGCCAATTACGAGCGCCTGGCCGCCATCAAGGCCCGCTACGACCCGGCCAACCTGTTCCGCAACAACCAGAACATCGCCCCGGCCGTGAGCGGGCAGGGCCGCGAGCCGGAGAAGACGGAGGGGTAGACGGCCGGACCGGCCCCGGGGGCCGGTCAGATCCAGCGGCGGACCCGGCCCCGGTAAGTCCGGTAGGAGGCGCCGAAGGCCGCCTCCAGCAGGGCCTCCTCCCGGAGCACGAAGCGCCGCTCCAGAAGCAGGAAGAAAGGCGGGACCACCGCGAGTGGCGCCAGCGTGCCCAGGAGAAGGCCCGCGCCCAGCAGCATGAGTACCATGCCGCCGTACATGGGGCTGCGGCTGTACCGGAAGATGCCGTCGGTGACCAGGACGCTGGCCGGCTCGAAGGGCCGTACGGCGGTGGCATGGCGCCGGAAGCGCCGGGCCCCGGCCAGGCCAACGCCGAGCCCGCAGGCGATCACCGCGGGGCCCGAGAGGGTCCAGGGCCAGTCCAGCCAGCGGCCCAGGGGCAGGACGGCGTGAAGTCCGGCCATCACCGCCAGGGCGCCCACGAAGAAGACCGGCGGCGGGAGGTGGGGCTTATCGGAGGGGAGGGATCGGGGGCTCATGCACACCTCCTGGAGATGGTGCTCGCCGGGATACGGGGGAGGCGTCGGCGCATGCCCATCCCCTTACGTGGCTTATCGGGGGTATACTGACCCCACGTAGCCCGGGAGGTCCGTTATGCGCTGGCTCTGGCAGCTATTCGGCTGGTGCAACGTTGGCATGGGGGTAACCGGCGTCTTCCTGCCGGTTCTGCCCACCACGCCCTTTCTGCTCGTGGCTGCCTGGGCCTTTACCCGGAGCTCCGAGCGCGCCCACCGCTGGCTCGTGACCCATCCCCGCTTCGGTCCCTACCTGGAAGCCTGGTGGCAGTACCGCGCCATTCCGCGCCGCGGCAAGTGGATCGCCGTGCTCTCCCTGTTCGCGAGCATGGCCATCGCGGTCGGTGCCGGACTGCCCGTTTGGGCCCTGGTCCTGCAGGGGCTCCTGCTCACCTGCGTTGGCACCTTCCTCGTCACCCGCCCCACCAGCGAACGGATTGTCGAGGGATCCGCGGACCCCCTGCCGGCCCCGGGTTCCGCTCCGCCCGAACGGCGGGAAACGCCTTCCGCAGAACGGTCCCCACCCGAATACTGAGCCCGCGACGCCCGGAATCCAGACGCCGCAGCTGGAGCACGCCCGCACCGGCCCGCGGGCGCTGATCCGCCGAGCAGCCCCGCCGCGCCGAATTCCAGGCCCCGCCCTTGCACGAGAGGTTTTGTACCGGTATCAAGGGGTTACATTGGTGCTTGCAGGCACTTGAATCACTACAGGGGGCCGAATCATGATGAATTCCACGACGGCGAACAGCGCCGGCCTACTGGTCATGCGGGTGGTCCTGGGGGCGCTGATCCTGCTCCACGGCATCGCCAAGCTGATGTACGGGGTGGGCAGCATCCAGGGCATGGTAGCCGGGGCCGGGCTTCCCACCGTGCTGGCCTATGGCGTTTTCCTCGGGGAGGTGGTGGGCCCTGTTCTGCTCCTGGCGGGCTGGTACGCGCGGGTTGGCGCGGGCCTGATCGCCCTGAACATGCTCTTCGCCATCGGCCTCGCCCACACCGGCGAGATCTTCGCCCTGGGCCAGCATGGCGGCTGGGCCATCGAGCTCCAGGGCATGTTCCTGTTCACCGCCATCGCGCTGGCGCTCACGGGCCCCGGCCGGTTCAGCGTCAACGGCCGCTAGGTCCGCCCGCGCCCGGGGCCCTCCGGCCCCGGGCCGTGCTTTACAACCATTTCTGCAAGGGCGTACCCCTGGGTTGAGGGGCCGTCCCGAGCGGTCCCGTGCCGTCCGCGAAATCCGTCACCGGGAGCGCCCCCTTGCAGTTCCTCCCCAGGCCCGGAACTCCGGCCTTCGGGCTCCTCCGCCCGTCCGGCAGCTCGGCAGCCTTCGCGATTCTGCTGCTCACGGCGACCGCCGTCGGTGCCACCTCCCACTACGACCGGATTCAGTGCCTGGGATGCCATGGCGGCGATTCCCGGGAGGTAGTGGATCCGGAGACCGGGGAGCGCAGGGATGTGGCCCTGGATATGGCGCGCTACCGCCACGGTGCCCACCGGGCGCTTGATTGCCTGGCCTGCCACGAGCGGGGCTTCCGGAGCTTCCCCCACAATGCCAAGAAGCCCCTGACTTGCATGGAGTGCCATCCGCGCGAGGAGGCCGAGGGGCGGGAAGCCACCTTCGACTTCCGGCGGTGGGAGCGGCAGTTCAAGGATTCCATCCACTTCACCAGGCACAAGAAGCGATTCAACTGCGGGGAGTGCCACAACCCCCATTACTTCCGGGTCGCCGAAGAGCTCGGGGCTCCGCCGGAGATCATCGACACCCACAACCGGTGGTGTCTGCGCTGCCACAAGGAGAGGGCGGGGCGGTTCCCGCTTTCCAATCCCGCCGATCCCGATATGGTGGGCGCCCATGCCTGGCTGCCCCATACCGCCCTGCATCTGCGCGAGACTCGCTGCGTGGAATGCCATACCTCCAACGCGGCTCCCGTTTCCCATGATCTCCTGATCTGGGACGAGGCGAAACGGGACTGCGTGATCTGCCATTCCCGGGATACGGTTCTCCAGAGGACCCTGTATCGCCACCACCCGGAGGTGCCCGCCAGGCTCGGCTTCACCAATACCGCCGTGCTGCAGGACGGCTATGTCATGGCGGCCAATCGCAACCGGTATCTGGACCTGCTGTTCTATCTGGTGGTGGGACTGGCCTTCCTGTACGTCTTCGGCCATGCGGGGATCCGGTGGCGCCGCCGACGTCGGGGGTTATCCGGGGGAGGAGGCCGGCAATGACCGATGGCGATTCCTGGGCCGTGGTGCTGTGGGTCCGCCTCTGGCACTGGCTCACCGCCCTGCTGTTCCTGATCCTGTCCCTGACCGGGGTATATCTGCATTTCGCCCCCCGGGGGAGCGCCTCGGGCTACGCGCTGGCCAACAGCCTGCATGACCTTGCGGGGATCGCCCTGGCGGCCACCTACTTGGCCTACGTGGCCGGTGCCCTGACCACGGGCCACTGGCGCCATTTCGTGCCCGACCGGCGAGGTCTGGGTCAGCGGCTCCGGCGGGAGGTGGCCATCTACCTGCGGGCCGGGGACCCGGCGGAAGTCGCCGACCGCTTCAAGCCCCTGCAGCAGCTCACCTACCTGTTGGTGGTGTATGCGCTGCTGCCGCTGCTCATCCTCAGCGGCCTGCTATACCGCTACTATCCGGCGGTCCCGGTGGTAGCCCCGGAGGAGGTGCTCGGCCTCGGCGGACTCTGGCCCCTGGCCTCGGTCCACTACCTTCTGGCCATCCCCGGGATCGCCTTCCTGATCGTACATATCTACATGGGGGCCTTCGCACCCGGGTCCCGGGCCATGCTGAAGCGGATGATCATCGGGCGGTAGGGCGGGGGTATGGGAGCTGTCGTTCTCCCGCGGCCGTGGGTCAATCCGCCCGGATCGCGCCCAGGGCCCACTCCGTCAGAAGCCCGCCCGAGAGGGCGAGGGCGAAGCTCAGGAAGGTGCCGATGAGGATGAACTCGGCGAGCTTGCGGTGCTCGGAGTCCTTGATCTCGCCGAAGCGCAGAATGGATTTGGTGGCCAGCACGAAGCCGATCCCGGATGCCTGGCCGCTGAGGTAGAGGATCAGCACCAGCCCCCGCTCCAGCCAGCCGATGTAACGGCCGCCGTTCCGCAGGCCGCCGGCGGGGCTCTGCTCCTCCTCGAGCTCCCGGGTCAGCGGCTCCAGGAGCAATCCGATGACTACTCCCGCGGCCGGCACGGTGGCGAGGATGCCGGCGGTCACCACCAGGACCTGCGCATAGGTCCGCAGCGCGTCCCCGGTAAGCTGGCTTCCCCACAGGCCCGTTTCCCACGCGCCGGGGAAGGACCAGGCCAGGCCCGCCAGGAGGGCCAGACGGACGCCCTGCTCCCCCAGAAAGCTCCGGGGTCCGCGCGGCAGCAGATGGCTGCGGGACGCGTCCGAAAGCGAATGGACAAGCAGCAGGCTTCCCAGGAGCCAGGCGTTCAGGGTGCCCAGCAGCAGGGCACTCAATGCCGTCACCAGGGCCGCGTGCAGGAGCAGAGGGATCGGAGCGCCTTCCGGACGCGAAGGGGGATCCCGCCGCAGGACGAATTCCCCCAGCAGATGGGCTACGAGCAGGGCGAGGAAGGTGGGGCTCATGGGCGGGTCCTACCCGGTCTTTGCGGGGTTGTCTCTCTTTTAACAACCTTTAAATGTTGTTTTTGTTTTTACATTATTCAGGGGTTG
This Thiohalorhabdus sp. Cl-TMA DNA region includes the following protein-coding sequences:
- a CDS encoding methyltransferase family protein → MSPRSLPSDKPHLPPPVFFVGALAVMAGLHAVLPLGRWLDWPWTLSGPAVIACGLGVGLAGARRFRRHATAVRPFEPASVLVTDGIFRYSRSPMYGGMVLMLLGAGLLLGTLAPLAVVPPFFLLLERRFVLREEALLEAAFGASYRTYRGRVRRWI
- a CDS encoding NnrS family protein, which encodes MPRTPAVALFFPSAALLAVTVVVAKALEASGLGVPWHASVPLRWHGHEMLFGYAYAVVGGFLLTRPDPARILAAYLAWLAGRVVYLGAALPFPVELGAALAYPLLLFAYAGLPLARAAKKPRNKMFAPLIAALALAELLYQLGLHGVLPGAAPRGLLLAADLLLLLLFVMGGRILATSSSGAHQDRGRRPAGVAQPRLERAGAALLAGTALADATGLATPLPGDLSLGAALVVLVRIIRWRGWLLLGDRALAALQAGYLWLALGLFAKGAVQVAGNGLPFEALHVALIGGLGTLTATVMSRVALQRTRRGSGLPASVVAAVLLLALAVPARLEAGVPAGLWLAAAAWGTAFSLVLAALAGAAFRPAGSRPEPPGRGQRGHR
- a CDS encoding DUF924 family protein — encoded protein: MEAEQVLAFWFAELRPEQWFRRDPEVDAAIRRRFADLYARTAEQGGGRWMEAPRSALAAVLVLDQFPRNLFRDDPRAYTTDPLALDLAERAVAQGFDRELDPPEQRAFLYMPLQHSEDPGKQARSVDLFATLGDGEFLDFARRHKAVIDRFGRFPHRNAVLGRASTPAEEEFLRQPGSAF
- a CDS encoding DoxX family protein, whose product is MMNSTTANSAGLLVMRVVLGALILLHGIAKLMYGVGSIQGMVAGAGLPTVLAYGVFLGEVVGPVLLLAGWYARVGAGLIALNMLFAIGLAHTGEIFALGQHGGWAIELQGMFLFTAIALALTGPGRFSVNGR
- a CDS encoding cytochrome b/b6 domain-containing protein, whose product is MTDGDSWAVVLWVRLWHWLTALLFLILSLTGVYLHFAPRGSASGYALANSLHDLAGIALAATYLAYVAGALTTGHWRHFVPDRRGLGQRLRREVAIYLRAGDPAEVADRFKPLQQLTYLLVVYALLPLLILSGLLYRYYPAVPVVAPEEVLGLGGLWPLASVHYLLAIPGIAFLIVHIYMGAFAPGSRAMLKRMIIGR
- a CDS encoding YbaN family protein: MRWLWQLFGWCNVGMGVTGVFLPVLPTTPFLLVAAWAFTRSSERAHRWLVTHPRFGPYLEAWWQYRAIPRRGKWIAVLSLFASMAIAVGAGLPVWALVLQGLLLTCVGTFLVTRPTSERIVEGSADPLPAPGSAPPERRETPSAERSPPEY
- a CDS encoding FAD-binding oxidoreductase; amino-acid sequence: MTELRIRSLNGGETTLSRDALDAFAGGVRGMVITDGSPEYESSRSIWNAMIDKRPALIVRATGPADVLRTVNFVREQQLLLAVRGGGHNIAGKALCDGGVVLDLSALRDVRVDPRARTARVGPGALLGDVDHETQAFGLATPLGINSTTGVSGLTLGGGFGWLTRKYGMTIDNLLSADLVTSDGSLHTVSDSSEPDLFWAIRGGGGNFGVVTSFEYRLHPVGPHVLAGLIFYPLAQAPQILRRYRDFVAEMPEELTVWAVLRKAPPLPFLPESAHGTDVLILALLYAGDPASGRRAVEPLQAFGTSIAEHVDVMPYTAFQAGFDPLLTPGARNYWKSQDFTALSDAVIDTVIEQAGRLPSEECELFIASLGGAMGRVPETATAYAGRDANFVMNVHTRWRETAQDSKCRAWARECSEAVSPYATGGVYVNFLSQDETGRVHSAYGANYERLAAIKARYDPANLFRNNQNIAPAVSGQGREPEKTEG